The following coding sequences lie in one Allochromatium vinosum DSM 180 genomic window:
- the rplT gene encoding 50S ribosomal protein L20 produces MPRVKRGVTAHARHKKILEEAKGYYGARSKVFRVAKQAVIKAGQYAYRDRRQKKREFRALWIARINAAARDNGLSYSRLIDGLKKAGVEVDRKMLADIAYHDSVAFAALAEQAKAALA; encoded by the coding sequence ATGCCAAGAGTCAAACGCGGCGTCACCGCCCACGCGCGGCACAAGAAGATCCTCGAAGAGGCCAAGGGCTATTATGGCGCCCGAAGCAAAGTCTTCCGGGTCGCCAAGCAAGCGGTCATCAAGGCCGGCCAGTACGCCTATCGTGACCGTCGTCAGAAAAAGCGCGAATTCCGCGCGCTCTGGATCGCCCGTATCAACGCCGCCGCGCGTGACAACGGTCTGTCCTACAGCCGCCTGATCGACGGGCTGAAGAAGGCCGGCGTCGAGGTCGACCGCAAGATGCTCGCCGACATCGCCTATCACGACAGCGTCGCCTTCGCGGCGCTGGCTGAGCAGGCGAAGGCCGCCCTGGCCTGA
- the pheT gene encoding phenylalanine--tRNA ligase subunit beta has protein sequence MRFSEAWLREWVNPPVDTQRLADQLSMAGLEVDAVEPAAPVFSGVKIGHVLSVEPHPDAAKLRVCSVDVGEDAPLQIICGAANVAADMKVPVATIGACLPGDFKIKRAKLRGVESFGMICSASELGLAESSDGILPLPADAPLGEDFRAWLALDDQCIEVDLTPDRGDCLGLAGLAREVAVINRVPLTPAAIKPVAPTSDERFPVQLLAPEACPRYVCRVIRGIDPSATTPLWMRERLRRGGIRAISPVVDVTNYVLLELGQPMHGFDLSKLAGEIRVRMASEGETLALLNGEQATLRADTLVIADAERPVALAGIMGGAESGVGDETRDILLESAFFAPLAVSGKARSYGLHTDSSHRFERGVDPELQVRAIERATRLLLDIVGGQPGPVCEVSAAEHLPRPTPLHLRAERVARILGLQLPNATIEDILERLGMAVERCDDGWQVTPPSARFDLVQEVDLIADIGRIHGYDLIPISHASSASATQSDSETRFELDRARLALVDRGFQEVITYSFVSPEIQELVEPGIETLKLANPISAELSVMRTSLWPGLLQTAVYNQARQMERVRIFESGLRFRFGPEGLTQTPGIAGLVVGDRLPEQWSQKGQGVDFFDLKADVEALLTQTGASASFRFVPAEHPALHPGQTARIERDGRTVGLIGMLHPALAARLDLTGDLFLFELDLAPLTPGVLPRYAKISRYPGIRRDLAILVDQGVSYEAVEQCIRSAASDLLRDLILFDVYTGQNIETGRKSLALGLILQSSSQTLTDEIIDATVGRILERLTAELDARLRD, from the coding sequence ATGCGATTCAGTGAGGCATGGCTGCGCGAATGGGTGAACCCGCCGGTCGATACCCAGCGCCTGGCCGATCAACTCAGCATGGCGGGGCTGGAGGTCGACGCGGTCGAACCGGCGGCGCCTGTTTTCAGTGGGGTCAAGATCGGCCATGTGCTCAGCGTCGAGCCGCATCCGGACGCTGCCAAGCTGCGTGTCTGCTCGGTCGATGTCGGCGAGGACGCGCCGCTCCAGATCATCTGCGGCGCGGCCAATGTCGCGGCGGATATGAAGGTGCCGGTGGCGACCATCGGGGCCTGTCTGCCGGGGGACTTCAAGATCAAGCGCGCCAAGCTGCGCGGGGTCGAGTCGTTCGGCATGATCTGCTCGGCGAGCGAACTGGGTCTGGCCGAGTCCTCCGACGGCATCCTGCCGCTGCCTGCTGATGCGCCCCTGGGCGAAGATTTTCGTGCTTGGCTCGCGCTCGACGATCAGTGCATCGAGGTCGATCTGACGCCGGATCGCGGCGACTGTCTCGGTCTGGCGGGGCTGGCGCGCGAAGTGGCGGTCATCAATCGCGTGCCTCTGACGCCGGCGGCTATCAAACCGGTCGCGCCGACCAGCGACGAGCGTTTCCCGGTGCAACTGTTGGCACCCGAAGCCTGTCCGCGCTATGTCTGCCGCGTCATCCGTGGCATCGACCCCAGCGCGACCACGCCGCTGTGGATGCGCGAGCGGCTGCGGCGCGGCGGCATTCGCGCCATCAGCCCGGTGGTCGACGTCACCAACTATGTGCTGCTCGAACTCGGTCAGCCGATGCACGGCTTCGACCTATCCAAGCTTGCGGGCGAGATCCGGGTACGCATGGCGAGCGAGGGCGAGACGCTGGCGCTGCTCAACGGCGAACAGGCGACCCTGCGCGCCGACACGCTCGTCATCGCCGATGCCGAACGCCCGGTCGCGCTCGCCGGCATCATGGGCGGCGCGGAATCCGGTGTCGGTGACGAGACGCGCGACATCCTGCTCGAAAGCGCCTTCTTCGCCCCGCTCGCCGTCAGCGGCAAGGCGCGTAGCTACGGTCTGCACACGGATTCCTCGCATCGCTTCGAGCGTGGCGTCGATCCCGAACTCCAGGTGCGCGCCATCGAGCGTGCCACGCGGTTGCTGCTCGACATCGTCGGCGGCCAGCCGGGGCCGGTGTGCGAGGTCAGCGCGGCCGAACATCTGCCGCGCCCGACGCCGCTGCATCTGCGTGCCGAACGGGTGGCGCGGATTCTGGGTCTGCAACTGCCCAACGCAACCATCGAGGACATCCTCGAACGGCTCGGTATGGCCGTCGAGCGATGCGATGACGGCTGGCAGGTCACGCCGCCGAGCGCACGTTTCGATCTAGTGCAGGAGGTCGATCTGATCGCCGACATCGGGCGTATCCACGGCTATGACCTGATTCCGATTAGTCACGCCAGCTCGGCCTCGGCCACCCAGTCCGACTCCGAGACCCGCTTCGAACTCGACCGCGCGCGTCTGGCACTGGTCGATCGCGGGTTCCAGGAGGTCATCACCTACAGCTTCGTCAGTCCCGAGATCCAAGAACTGGTCGAGCCGGGCATCGAGACGCTCAAGCTGGCCAATCCGATCAGCGCCGAACTCTCGGTCATGCGCACCAGCCTCTGGCCGGGACTGCTGCAAACCGCCGTCTACAACCAGGCGCGGCAGATGGAGCGGGTGCGGATCTTCGAGAGCGGACTGCGTTTTCGCTTCGGCCCCGAAGGTCTGACCCAGACGCCGGGGATCGCCGGCCTGGTGGTCGGTGACCGGCTGCCGGAGCAGTGGAGCCAGAAAGGGCAGGGTGTCGATTTCTTCGATCTCAAGGCCGATGTCGAGGCGCTGCTGACCCAGACCGGCGCGTCCGCGTCCTTCCGCTTCGTGCCCGCCGAGCATCCAGCGCTGCATCCGGGGCAGACCGCGCGCATCGAGCGCGATGGTCGGACGGTCGGCCTGATCGGGATGTTGCATCCGGCGCTCGCCGCGCGGCTCGATCTGACCGGCGACCTGTTCCTGTTCGAGCTCGATCTGGCTCCGCTGACACCGGGCGTGCTGCCGCGCTACGCCAAGATCTCGCGCTATCCCGGTATCCGGCGCGATCTGGCGATTCTGGTCGACCAAGGGGTCAGCTACGAAGCGGTCGAGCAGTGCATCCGTTCGGCCGCCTCGGACCTGCTGCGCGATCTCATCCTGTTCGATGTCTACACTGGTCAGAACATCGAAACAGGTCGAAAAAGTCTCGCTTTAGGATTGATTTTACAGTCGTCTTCTCAGACACTTACAGACGAAATCATAGATGCGACGGTGGGGCGGATCCTGGAGCGCCTGACCGCTGAACTCGATGCACGCTTGAGGGATTGA
- the ihfA gene encoding integration host factor subunit alpha encodes MALTKADMAEHLFEELGLNKREAKDIVEMFFEEIRAALERGEQVKLSGFGNFDLREKKERPGRNPKTGEEIPITARRVVTFRPGQKLKSRVEAYAGTER; translated from the coding sequence ATGGCCTTGACCAAAGCCGATATGGCCGAGCATTTGTTCGAAGAGCTTGGCCTGAACAAACGCGAGGCCAAGGACATCGTCGAGATGTTCTTCGAAGAGATCCGCGCCGCGCTGGAGCGCGGCGAGCAGGTCAAGCTGTCCGGGTTCGGCAACTTCGATCTGCGCGAGAAGAAAGAGCGCCCAGGGCGCAATCCCAAAACCGGCGAGGAGATCCCCATCACCGCCCGGCGTGTCGTGACCTTCCGTCCGGGCCAGAAGCTCAAGTCGAGGGTGGAAGCCTATGCGGGAACCGAGCGATAG
- a CDS encoding hydrolase: MTSPRTTGRLTTSRFRPAWWLPGPHLQTLWPSLMGRRPRLALTRRRIELADGDFIDLALGAPSGPRVLVIHGLEGNLELHYAGGLMQTLAHGGFQPIFLFLRGCSEEPNRLDRAYHSGASADLAEVLEVLSRDPEGAPLAAIGFSLGANLLLKYLGETPAPRLQRAVAVSVPFVLRDAMLRLDLGGSRLYRRYLLGRLKASLRRKFAERLFPLDVDLDAIRDFNQFDDQITAPLNGFAGVFDYYTRASCRPFLASIHTPTLILQAADDPFMFPTTVPWAHELGPGVTLELAAHGGHVGFVAGTWPWKPHYWLETRVLEYLRIQDLSCVQGTQP; the protein is encoded by the coding sequence ATGACCTCACCGCGCACCACGGGCCGCCTCACGACAAGCCGCTTCCGCCCGGCCTGGTGGCTGCCCGGTCCTCATCTTCAGACCCTCTGGCCCAGTCTGATGGGTCGGCGACCGCGTCTGGCGCTGACGCGGCGCCGGATCGAACTGGCCGACGGCGATTTCATCGATCTGGCTCTGGGTGCGCCATCCGGTCCACGGGTGCTGGTGATCCATGGACTCGAAGGCAACCTGGAGTTGCACTACGCGGGCGGTCTGATGCAGACGCTCGCGCACGGCGGCTTCCAGCCGATCTTCCTGTTTCTGCGCGGGTGCTCGGAGGAGCCGAACCGGCTCGATCGCGCCTACCATTCGGGCGCGAGCGCCGATCTGGCCGAGGTGCTGGAGGTCTTGAGCCGCGATCCCGAGGGCGCGCCGCTGGCGGCGATCGGCTTCTCACTCGGAGCCAATCTGCTGCTCAAGTATCTGGGCGAGACGCCCGCGCCACGGCTGCAACGGGCGGTAGCCGTGTCCGTGCCCTTCGTGCTGCGCGATGCCATGCTGCGGCTGGATCTGGGTGGCTCGCGCCTCTACCGGCGCTATCTGCTGGGCAGGCTCAAGGCCAGTCTGCGGCGCAAGTTCGCCGAGCGCCTCTTCCCGTTGGATGTCGATCTGGACGCCATCCGCGACTTCAACCAGTTCGACGACCAAATCACCGCGCCGCTCAACGGCTTCGCCGGCGTCTTCGACTATTACACGCGGGCCAGTTGTCGACCCTTTCTGGCCAGCATCCACACGCCCACGCTCATCCTCCAGGCGGCGGATGATCCCTTCATGTTCCCAACCACAGTCCCTTGGGCGCATGAGCTCGGTCCCGGCGTGACGCTCGAACTGGCCGCGCACGGCGGGCATGTTGGGTTCGTCGCCGGAACTTGGCCCTGGAAGCCGCACTACTGGCTCGAAACTCGTGTGCTGGAGTATCTGCGAATCCAGGATCTGTCGTGCGTTCAAGGGACGCAACCCTGA
- a CDS encoding fumarate hydratase, with product MTIIRESDFIQSIADALQFISYYHPRDYIQALGAAYEAEQSPAARDAMAQILYNSRLCAEGRRPICQDTGSVVLFLKVGMDVRWDTKQSLQALVDEGVRRAYLNPDNVLRASIVSPPIGARKNTGDNTPAVVHVELVPGDQVEVRLAAKGGGSENKAKFAILNPSDSLVDWVLKTVPTMGAGWCPPGMLGIGIGGSAEKAMLLAKESLLGHIDIHELQARGPADPVEELRLELFEKVNALGIGAQGLGGLTTVLDVKILTYPTHAASLPVAMIPNCAATRHLDFVLDGSGPVQLEPPRLEDWPAITWAPDSAARRVNLDGLTRDEIASWRPGERLLLSGRLLTGRDAAHKRIADLLARGESLPEGVDLTDRFIYYVGPVDPVRDEIVGPAGPTTATRMDKFTEVMLGQTGLIGMIGKAERGPAAIESIKRHGAVYLMAVGGAAYLVSKAIKSSRLVAFEDLGMEAIREFEVEDMPVTVAVDSRGESVHQTGPAEWRERIAGIPVTVA from the coding sequence ATGACCATCATCCGCGAATCCGATTTCATCCAGAGCATCGCCGACGCACTCCAGTTCATCTCCTACTATCACCCGCGCGACTACATCCAGGCGCTGGGTGCCGCCTACGAGGCCGAGCAGTCGCCCGCCGCGCGCGATGCCATGGCCCAGATCCTCTACAACTCGCGGCTGTGCGCCGAGGGCCGGCGACCGATCTGTCAGGATACCGGCTCGGTGGTGCTCTTCCTCAAGGTCGGTATGGACGTGCGCTGGGATACCAAGCAGAGCCTCCAGGCGCTGGTCGACGAGGGCGTGCGCCGTGCCTACCTGAACCCGGACAATGTGCTGCGCGCCTCGATCGTGTCCCCGCCGATCGGTGCGCGTAAGAACACCGGCGACAACACCCCGGCCGTGGTCCATGTCGAGCTGGTGCCCGGCGATCAGGTCGAGGTACGGCTCGCGGCCAAGGGCGGCGGTTCGGAGAACAAGGCCAAGTTCGCCATCCTCAACCCGAGCGACAGTCTGGTCGACTGGGTGCTGAAGACCGTGCCGACCATGGGCGCAGGCTGGTGTCCGCCCGGAATGCTCGGCATCGGCATCGGCGGCTCGGCCGAGAAGGCGATGCTGCTGGCCAAGGAATCCCTGCTCGGACACATCGACATCCATGAACTCCAGGCACGCGGCCCCGCCGATCCGGTCGAGGAACTGCGTCTGGAACTGTTCGAGAAGGTCAACGCGCTCGGTATCGGCGCTCAGGGACTCGGCGGACTGACCACGGTGCTGGACGTCAAGATCCTCACCTATCCCACCCATGCCGCCTCGCTGCCGGTGGCCATGATCCCCAACTGTGCCGCGACCCGCCATCTGGACTTCGTCCTAGATGGCTCTGGCCCGGTGCAGCTCGAACCGCCGCGCCTGGAAGACTGGCCGGCGATCACCTGGGCGCCCGACAGCGCGGCACGGCGCGTGAATCTCGACGGACTCACGCGCGATGAGATCGCGAGCTGGCGTCCGGGCGAGCGGCTGCTGCTCTCAGGCAGGCTGCTCACCGGGCGCGATGCGGCGCACAAGCGCATCGCGGATCTCTTGGCGCGCGGCGAGTCCCTGCCGGAGGGCGTGGATCTCACCGATCGCTTCATCTATTACGTCGGCCCGGTCGATCCGGTGCGCGACGAGATCGTGGGACCGGCCGGACCGACCACGGCCACGCGCATGGACAAGTTCACCGAGGTCATGCTCGGCCAGACTGGACTGATCGGCATGATCGGCAAGGCCGAGCGCGGACCGGCGGCGATCGAATCGATCAAACGGCATGGCGCGGTCTACCTGATGGCGGTCGGCGGTGCGGCCTATCTGGTCTCCAAGGCCATCAAGTCCTCGCGGCTGGTCGCCTTCGAGGATCTCGGGATGGAGGCGATCCGCGAATTCGAGGTCGAGGATATGCCGGTGACGGTCGCGGTCGACAGCCGGGGCGAATCGGTGCACCAGACCGGACCGGCCGAGTGGCGCGAACGGATCGCGGGGATTCCGGTGACGGTGGCCTGA
- the pheS gene encoding phenylalanine--tRNA ligase subunit alpha, with product MAEQTALGIQSLQEAAIQAIAQAADAAALDQVRVHYLGKSGELTALLKQLGTLPPAERPAAGQAINQAKDAVQQAIETRKSALEQTALAARLAAERIDVTLPGRGQATGGLHPVTRALRRIERLFANAGFAVVEGPEVEDAYHNFEALNIPEHHPARAMHDTFYFDAERLLRTHTSPVQIRVMEEQAPPLKVIAPGRVYRCDSDLTHTPMFHQVEGLLVDEQVSFADLKGVLYDFLTNFFERDLKLRFRPSYFPFTEPSAEVDIQCVMCDGDGCRVCKQTGWLEVLGCGMVYPEVFRHVGIDPERHLGYAFGMGVERLAMLRYGIDDIRLNFDNDLRYLRQFR from the coding sequence ATGGCCGAACAGACCGCGCTCGGTATCCAGTCGCTCCAGGAGGCCGCGATCCAGGCCATCGCTCAGGCCGCCGACGCGGCGGCGCTCGATCAGGTGCGCGTGCACTATCTGGGCAAGAGCGGTGAGCTGACCGCCCTGCTCAAGCAGCTCGGCACCTTGCCGCCGGCCGAGCGCCCAGCCGCCGGCCAAGCCATCAATCAGGCCAAGGACGCCGTGCAGCAGGCGATCGAGACGCGCAAGTCCGCGCTCGAACAGACGGCGCTCGCCGCGCGTCTGGCCGCTGAGCGCATCGACGTCACTCTGCCCGGACGCGGACAGGCGACCGGCGGGCTGCATCCCGTGACCCGTGCGCTGCGCCGGATCGAGCGGCTGTTTGCCAACGCCGGTTTTGCCGTGGTCGAAGGCCCCGAGGTCGAGGACGCCTATCACAACTTCGAGGCGCTCAACATCCCCGAGCACCATCCGGCGCGGGCGATGCACGACACCTTCTATTTCGATGCCGAGCGGCTGCTGCGCACCCACACCTCGCCGGTGCAGATCCGGGTGATGGAAGAGCAGGCGCCGCCGCTCAAGGTGATCGCTCCGGGGCGCGTCTATCGCTGCGACTCGGATCTGACCCATACCCCGATGTTCCATCAGGTCGAGGGGTTGCTGGTCGACGAGCAGGTGAGCTTCGCCGATCTCAAGGGCGTGCTCTACGATTTCCTGACCAACTTCTTCGAGCGCGATCTCAAGCTGCGCTTCCGGCCGTCCTACTTCCCCTTCACCGAACCCTCGGCGGAGGTCGACATCCAGTGCGTGATGTGCGACGGCGACGGCTGCCGCGTCTGCAAGCAGACCGGCTGGCTGGAAGTGCTCGGCTGCGGCATGGTCTATCCCGAGGTCTTCCGCCATGTCGGCATCGATCCGGAGCGCCATCTCGGCTATGCCTTCGGCATGGGCGTGGAGCGGCTGGCCATGTTGCGCTACGGCATCGACGACATCCGGCTCAACTTCGACAACGATCTGCGCTATCTGCGTCAGTTCCGTTGA
- a CDS encoding YhdH/YhfP family quinone oxidoreductase, whose amino-acid sequence MHLYSAFRIHNDDQGHHAGIERLPKPGPAEGEVLIRVRYSSVNYKDALAGTGRGKILRTFPLVGGIDAAGEVEVSRHPNYKAGDSVIATGWGLSFDHDGAYAEYLCVPGDWLVPMPTGLDARAAMILGTAGFTAALAVQRMQVNGQRPELGPILVTGASGGVGSMAVVILARLGYEVVALSGKPDLHDWLKGLGASRVIGREALAGATRPLEKAEWGGAIDNVGGEILAQITRTTVPGGNIAAIGLAGGHELHTTVMPFILRGVSLLGCNSVDVPNPLRTELWQHLADDWRPANLDALLSETVALDGLPEVFERVLAGQTHGRILVRL is encoded by the coding sequence ATGCATCTGTATTCAGCCTTCCGCATTCACAACGACGACCAGGGCCATCACGCCGGCATCGAGCGGTTACCCAAGCCGGGACCGGCCGAGGGCGAGGTACTGATCCGGGTCCGCTATTCCAGCGTCAACTACAAGGATGCGCTCGCCGGCACGGGTCGCGGCAAGATCCTGCGCACCTTTCCCCTGGTCGGCGGCATTGATGCGGCCGGTGAGGTCGAGGTCTCCAGGCATCCGAACTACAAGGCCGGGGATTCGGTCATCGCCACCGGCTGGGGCTTGAGCTTCGACCACGACGGCGCCTATGCCGAATACCTCTGTGTCCCCGGCGACTGGCTGGTGCCCATGCCGACGGGACTCGATGCACGCGCGGCCATGATCCTGGGCACGGCGGGATTCACGGCCGCGCTGGCCGTGCAGCGGATGCAGGTCAATGGTCAGCGCCCCGAGCTGGGACCCATCCTGGTCACGGGCGCCAGCGGCGGGGTCGGCTCCATGGCGGTGGTCATCCTCGCCCGGCTCGGCTACGAGGTCGTGGCGCTGTCGGGCAAGCCGGATCTGCACGACTGGCTGAAAGGATTGGGCGCCTCGCGCGTCATCGGCCGCGAAGCCCTGGCCGGCGCGACCCGACCGCTGGAGAAGGCCGAATGGGGCGGCGCCATCGACAACGTCGGCGGCGAGATCCTGGCCCAGATCACCCGCACCACGGTTCCCGGCGGCAACATCGCCGCCATCGGGCTGGCCGGCGGGCATGAACTGCACACCACCGTCATGCCCTTCATCCTGCGTGGCGTGAGTCTGCTCGGGTGCAACTCGGTGGATGTCCCCAACCCGCTGCGTACCGAGCTGTGGCAACATCTGGCCGACGACTGGCGGCCGGCGAACCTGGACGCGCTGCTGAGCGAAACCGTCGCGCTGGACGGACTGCCCGAGGTCTTCGAGCGTGTGCTCGCCGGCCAGACACATGGACGAATCCTGGTCCG
- the infC gene encoding translation initiation factor IF-3: MEEPAIAAPKRNRVNREINIPEVRLIGADGNQVGVVNTREAIAMAEEAGLDLVEIVPTSEPPVCRLMDFGRFLFDQKKKKNEAKKKQKQVQIKEVKFRPGTDEGDYQVKLRNLTRFLNEGDKAKVTMRFRGREHAHRELGLELLRRIESDLAEFSIVEQQPLMEGRQMVMVLGPKKK; encoded by the coding sequence TTGGAGGAACCTGCTATCGCCGCGCCAAAGAGAAACCGCGTCAACAGAGAGATCAACATCCCGGAAGTCCGGCTGATTGGCGCGGATGGAAATCAGGTTGGGGTCGTCAACACACGCGAGGCCATCGCCATGGCCGAAGAGGCGGGTCTGGATCTCGTCGAGATCGTGCCGACCTCCGAACCGCCGGTGTGTCGTTTGATGGATTTCGGTCGGTTTCTCTTCGATCAGAAGAAGAAAAAGAACGAGGCCAAGAAAAAGCAGAAGCAGGTTCAGATCAAGGAAGTCAAGTTTCGCCCAGGGACGGATGAGGGAGACTATCAGGTCAAACTACGCAACCTGACCCGTTTCCTCAATGAAGGGGACAAGGCCAAGGTCACCATGCGCTTTCGTGGGCGCGAACATGCCCACCGCGAACTCGGGCTGGAGCTGCTCCGGCGGATCGAGAGTGATCTGGCTGAATTCAGCATCGTCGAACAGCAGCCGCTCATGGAAGGTCGGCAGATGGTCATGGTGCTCGGTCCCAAGAAGAAATAG
- the thrS gene encoding threonine--tRNA ligase has protein sequence MPLITLPDGSQRSFEQPVSVHDVAAAIGPGLAKAALAGRVDGRLVDTSHVIDRDAALAIVTSKDEETALELLRHDAAHVMAQAVQELYPGAQVTIGPAIENGFYYDFARDEPFTPADLERIEERMHEIVKRDLPIVREIMDREEAKRVFAELGEHYKVEIIDDIIPAGEAVSIYRQGDWFDVCRGPHLPSTGKLGNGFKLMKLAGAYWRGDSRNAMLQRIYGTAWRDKKELNAYLHRLEEAEKRDHRKLGKQLDLFHFQDEAPGMAFWHAKGRVVYRLAETYMREKLDEYGYQEVETPQVLDRSLWERSGHWDKFAGGMFTTHLDDRDFAIKPMNCPGHIQLYNQGLKSYRDLPLRLAEFGVVHRNEPSGTLHGLMRARRFTQDDAHVFCTEDQLQSEVATLIDMVFETYRDFGFDAIDLALSLRPEQRVGADELWDKAEAALAQSLDDKGLTYRIQPGEGAFYGPKIEFTLHDSIGRAWQCGTIQVDFSMPGRLGAHYIAEDNSKQTPVMIHRAVLGSVERFIGILIEHYAGLLPVWLAPVQAVALNITDRQADYVKEVVKTLRDKGFRAEFDLRNEKIGFKIREHTLQRVPYLLVVGDREVETRSLSVRDRQGQDLGSFSLDAFIERLSQDVANRIH, from the coding sequence ATGCCTCTGATTACGCTCCCCGATGGCTCCCAGCGCTCTTTCGAGCAGCCCGTCAGCGTTCATGATGTCGCCGCCGCCATCGGCCCGGGTCTGGCCAAGGCCGCGCTCGCCGGTCGCGTCGACGGTCGGCTCGTCGACACCTCCCATGTCATCGATCGCGATGCCGCGCTGGCCATCGTCACCAGCAAGGACGAAGAGACCGCACTCGAACTGCTGCGCCACGACGCCGCCCATGTGATGGCGCAGGCCGTGCAGGAGCTCTATCCGGGCGCCCAGGTCACCATCGGCCCGGCGATCGAAAACGGCTTCTATTACGACTTCGCCCGCGATGAGCCCTTCACGCCCGCCGATCTGGAGCGCATCGAAGAGCGCATGCACGAGATCGTCAAGCGCGATCTGCCCATCGTGCGCGAGATCATGGACCGCGAGGAGGCCAAGCGCGTCTTCGCCGAGCTGGGCGAGCACTACAAGGTCGAGATCATCGACGACATCATCCCGGCCGGCGAAGCGGTCTCGATCTACCGCCAGGGCGACTGGTTCGACGTTTGTCGCGGCCCGCACCTGCCGAGCACCGGCAAGCTCGGCAACGGCTTCAAGCTGATGAAGCTCGCCGGCGCCTACTGGCGCGGTGACTCGCGCAACGCCATGCTGCAACGCATCTACGGCACCGCCTGGCGCGACAAGAAGGAACTCAACGCCTATCTGCATCGCCTGGAAGAGGCCGAGAAGCGCGATCATCGCAAGCTCGGCAAGCAGCTCGACCTGTTCCACTTCCAGGACGAAGCGCCCGGCATGGCCTTCTGGCACGCCAAGGGCCGCGTGGTCTATCGGCTCGCCGAGACCTACATGCGCGAGAAGCTCGACGAATACGGCTATCAGGAAGTCGAGACCCCGCAGGTGCTCGACCGCTCGCTGTGGGAGCGTTCCGGCCACTGGGACAAGTTCGCCGGCGGCATGTTCACGACCCATCTGGATGACCGTGATTTCGCCATCAAGCCGATGAACTGCCCCGGTCACATCCAGCTCTACAACCAGGGTCTCAAGAGCTATCGCGACCTGCCGCTGCGTCTGGCCGAGTTCGGTGTGGTGCATCGCAACGAGCCGTCCGGCACCCTGCACGGTCTGATGCGTGCGCGCCGCTTCACCCAGGACGACGCCCACGTCTTCTGTACCGAAGACCAGCTCCAGTCCGAGGTCGCGACCCTGATCGACATGGTGTTCGAGACCTATCGGGATTTCGGTTTCGACGCCATCGATCTGGCCCTGTCGCTGCGTCCCGAGCAGCGCGTCGGTGCCGATGAACTCTGGGACAAGGCCGAGGCCGCGCTCGCTCAGTCGCTCGACGACAAGGGGCTGACCTATCGCATCCAGCCGGGCGAGGGCGCTTTCTATGGCCCCAAGATCGAATTCACCCTGCACGACAGCATCGGGCGTGCCTGGCAGTGCGGCACCATCCAGGTCGATTTTTCGATGCCCGGTCGTCTCGGCGCGCACTATATCGCCGAGGACAACAGCAAACAGACGCCGGTGATGATCCATCGCGCCGTCCTCGGTTCGGTCGAGCGCTTCATCGGCATCCTGATCGAGCACTATGCCGGTCTGCTGCCCGTCTGGCTCGCGCCGGTGCAGGCGGTGGCGCTCAATATCACCGACCGTCAGGCCGACTATGTCAAGGAAGTCGTTAAGACCTTGCGCGACAAGGGCTTCCGCGCTGAGTTCGACTTGAGAAACGAGAAGATCGGCTTTAAAATCCGCGAGCACACCCTGCAGCGGGTTCCCTATCTGCTCGTGGTCGGAGATCGCGAAGTCGAGACCCGCTCGCTGTCGGTTCGCGACCGCCAGGGTCAGGATCTCGGCTCCTTCAGCCTCGATGCCTTTATCGAGCGTCTGAGCCAGGACGTCGCGAACCGCATCCATTGA
- a CDS encoding MerR family transcriptional regulator, whose amino-acid sequence MREPSDSLIGTSDGELPPIPGKRYFTIGEVSELCGVKPHVLRYWEQEFPQLKPVKRRGNRRYYQRHDVLMVRQIRNLLYEQGFTIGGARQQLSGEGAKQDLSQTHQILRQMRLELEEILHVLRR is encoded by the coding sequence ATGCGGGAACCGAGCGATAGCCTGATCGGAACGAGCGACGGCGAACTGCCGCCGATCCCCGGCAAGCGCTATTTCACCATCGGCGAGGTCAGCGAGCTGTGCGGCGTCAAGCCGCATGTGCTGCGCTATTGGGAGCAGGAGTTTCCGCAGCTCAAGCCGGTCAAGCGGCGCGGCAATCGTCGGTACTATCAGCGTCATGACGTGCTCATGGTGCGCCAGATCCGCAATCTGCTCTATGAGCAGGGGTTCACCATCGGCGGCGCCCGTCAGCAGCTCAGCGGCGAAGGCGCCAAGCAGGATCTCAGTCAGACGCATCAGATTCTGAGACAGATGCGGCTCGAACTCGAAGAGATCCTGCATGTGCTTCGGCGTTGA
- the rpmI gene encoding 50S ribosomal protein L35, with protein sequence MPKIKTNRGAAKRFKRTPSGGVKCNASHRRHILTKKSTKRKRQLRAPQRVHQSDLRAARRMIPYC encoded by the coding sequence ATGCCCAAGATCAAGACCAATCGAGGAGCCGCGAAGCGCTTCAAGCGCACGCCCTCCGGTGGTGTCAAGTGCAACGCCTCGCACCGTCGTCACATCCTGACCAAGAAGTCGACCAAGCGGAAGCGTCAACTGCGCGCGCCTCAGCGCGTCCATCAGTCGGATTTGCGTGCCGCGCGGCGCATGATTCCGTACTGCTAG